A region from the Bacteroidota bacterium genome encodes:
- the dprA gene encoding DNA-processing protein DprA, with amino-acid sequence MTDSDMKYKIGISLIPGIGSILAKKLIAYTGSVEGVFKEKKQNLLKIPGIGEVLANEIVHQDILERAEHELAFIEKYHITTLFYLDKKYPERLKCCEDAPVILFMKGDIDLNHPKILSIVGTRNATQNGKEYCEKLVADLAKHDQQVIVISGLAYGIDICAHKAALSSGLPTVAVLGHGLKTIYPAVHKSVAQEICKTGALVTDFFSDEPINRNNFISRNRIIAGLADATIVVESGEKGGALITADIANSYNRDVFAFPGRVNDKYSAGCNQLIKNNKAILIEGAQDLEYVLGWAVADSKKVIQKELFVSLSDSERHILDLLNSNGELTGDAIALLANMPVSKISPLLLNLEFSGIIKNLPGNIYKLSINV; translated from the coding sequence ATGACGGATTCCGACATGAAATATAAAATTGGTATTAGTCTTATCCCCGGAATAGGAAGTATTCTGGCCAAGAAACTGATTGCTTATACCGGCAGTGTGGAGGGCGTTTTCAAGGAAAAAAAACAAAACCTGTTGAAAATACCCGGTATTGGTGAAGTCCTGGCCAATGAAATTGTACATCAGGACATTTTAGAACGTGCTGAACATGAACTGGCCTTCATTGAAAAATATCATATAACAACCTTGTTCTACCTGGATAAAAAATATCCCGAACGCCTGAAATGTTGTGAGGATGCTCCGGTTATCCTGTTTATGAAAGGGGATATTGACCTGAACCATCCGAAAATATTGAGTATCGTAGGTACCCGCAATGCTACCCAAAATGGGAAAGAATATTGTGAAAAACTTGTTGCCGATTTGGCTAAACATGACCAACAGGTAATTGTCATCAGCGGACTGGCTTATGGAATTGATATTTGTGCCCATAAGGCAGCCTTGTCTTCCGGCCTTCCTACTGTTGCGGTACTGGGGCACGGATTGAAAACCATTTACCCGGCGGTGCATAAATCTGTTGCCCAGGAAATCTGCAAAACAGGTGCTTTGGTAACCGATTTCTTCAGTGATGAGCCGATCAACAGGAACAATTTTATTTCCCGCAACCGTATCATTGCCGGATTGGCCGATGCTACCATTGTTGTTGAATCGGGCGAGAAGGGCGGGGCGCTCATCACTGCCGATATTGCCAATTCCTACAACCGGGATGTCTTTGCTTTTCCCGGCAGGGTAAACGATAAATATTCGGCCGGCTGTAACCAGCTGATCAAGAACAATAAGGCTATTTTGATTGAAGGTGCTCAGGATCTTGAATATGTCCTGGGATGGGCTGTGGCCGATTCGAAGAAGGTCATTCAGAAGGAACTTTTTGTGAGCCTTTCGGACAGCGAGCGGCATATCCTGGATCTGTTAAACAGTAATGGCGAACTCACCGGCGATGCGATTGCCTTGCTCGCAAATATGCCGGTAAGCAAAATTTCTCCTTTATTGCTGAATCTTGAATTCTCCGGCATTATCAAAAATTTGCCGGGAAACATTTATAAACTTTCAATTAATGTAT